The sequence below is a genomic window from Bacteroidota bacterium.
CTGGAGATATTAAGTCTTTAAGGAGAGAGGCAAAAGAATTTATTGCTAATCCAGGAAGAAAGGAAAATTTACCTGAAAAGGAAGAAAAAGAAGTTCCTTTTTTTGGGAATTATGCCGTTTCTAAACAAGTAATTTCTCTTCAAAACGACAGAGGTACTTCCTACGAAACCTATATTATGGTTCAAAATGAACTTGCTGCGGCTTATAATGAACTTAGAAATGAGATTGCCATGTCTCAATTTGGTAAATCATATGATGACCTGGTATTGCTTAAGGATGAAGAGCGTGTTGCTGCAGTTAGAATGATTTACCCTCAGAGAATATCAGAGGCTGAACCTAAAAACATAGGAGGAAAATAAAGATGAGTAAATTTAAAAAGAAACAAGGAGGTAGTACACCTGCAATTTCAACAGCATCTTTACCCGATATCGTGTTTATGCTTTTGTTCTTTTTCATGGTTACTACGGTAATGAGAGACAAATCGCTTAAAGTGATAGTTTTTACGCCAAAAGCAACTGAAATTGCCA
It includes:
- a CDS encoding biopolymer transporter ExbD, with protein sequence MARRQLPEINAGSMADIAFLLLIFFLVTTTMDVDSGLQRMLPPLPEDAPEIVDFNKRNVFVVLVNANNQLFVKGEPGDIKSLRREAKEFIANPGRKENLPEKEEKEVPFFGNYAVSKQVISLQNDRGTSYETYIMVQNELAAAYNELRNEIAMSQFGKSYDDLVLLKDEERVAAVRMIYPQRISEAEPKNIGGK